Proteins encoded within one genomic window of Pseudorasbora parva isolate DD20220531a chromosome 3, ASM2467924v1, whole genome shotgun sequence:
- the pheta1 gene encoding sesquipedalian-1: protein MKLNERCVAHYATCNSPPDKTGFLFKKGERNTAYHRRWFILKGNMLFYFEERESREPIGVIVLEGCTVELCESESEEFAFAVKFDCVKARIYKMAAESQAAMESWVKALSRASFDYMRLVVKELERQLEEVQGARLLQAKSKAKKHQTLVQGAEAGLQSSTPSLQNAAITGPLQEGLSSRENGVSWSKHTSVANGVSEGCAWDGDRSVRAEGVRPPPVPPRRKTNGGSLESPVSPGTGCFSKLHDWYGKEVAELRIEWLQSQ from the coding sequence ATGAAGTTGAATGAGAGGTGCGTGGCGCATTATGCCACATGCAACTCTCCTCCAGACAAGACAGGCTTCCTCTTTAAAAAAGGGGAACGGAACACGGCGTACCATCGCCGTTGGTTTATTTTGAAGGGCAACATGCTGTTCTACTTCGAGGAGAGGGAAAGTCGAGAGCCGATTGGCGTCATCGTCCTGGAAGGCTGTACGGTTGAGCTCTGCGAGTCTGAATCCGAAGAGTTTGCCTTTGCCGTCAAATTTGACTGCGTCAAGGCGAGGATTTACAAGATGGCTGCGGAGAGCCAGGCCGCTATGGAATCGTGGGTCAAGGCTTTGTCACGAGCCAGTTTCGACTACATGCGGCTGGTTGTGAAGGAGCTGGAGAGACAGCTGGAGGAGGTACAAGGAGCGAGATTGCTGCAAGCGAAGAGCAAGGCGAAGAAACACCAGACACTTGTACAGGGAGCAGAAGCAGGCCTCCAAAGCTCCACCCCATCCCTACAGAACGCCGCCATAACGGGGCCTTTGCAGGAGGGGCTGTCTAGCAGAGAAAACGGGGTGTCTTGGAGCAAACACACCAGTGTAGCGAACGGTGTCAGCGAGGGCTGTGCCTGGGACGGGGACAGGAGCGTGAGGGCAGAAGGCGTCCGACCACCTCCGGTGCCTCCACGGAGGAAGACCAATGGCGGGTCGCTCGAGAGCCCTGTTTCTCCCGGCACAGGCTGCTTCTCCAAACTACATGACTGGTACGGCAAAGAGGTGGCTGAGCTAAGAATAGAATGGCTGCAGAGCCAATGA